The following are encoded in a window of Hemiscyllium ocellatum isolate sHemOce1 chromosome 46, sHemOce1.pat.X.cur, whole genome shotgun sequence genomic DNA:
- the LOC132836158 gene encoding prokineticin receptor 2-like — translation MVDHCANVSQCSDLSLTDLGLSWNQSYEYEQYMSLPDIRGQEAADNTFYQARVVIGVAFVCIMLVCGVGNFFFIVTLARYKNLRNITNLLIVNLAISDFIVAIVCCPFEMDYYVIRGLSWSFGHVLCSSVNYLRMVSLYVSTNALLVIAVDRYLVIVYPLKPRMKFQTAYCVLIAVWLVSLFISIPSAYFTTETTFDTFLGNNGKIFCGQIWPADKKLFYKSYFLFLFILEFVVPVLTMSLCYMQICRELWFKSMPGVQTYQIKKRLRARRKTVLVLMGILTAYILCWAPYYGYTIVRDFFPNVLLRVKHSITVYYIVECIAVSNSMINTLFFVTVKNNTCKYVKKSFLQRWRAAYVPDKSTAMQECQTSVLPVSDELPQQQ, via the exons ATGGTAGATCACTGTGCCAATGTGTCACAATGCAGTGACTTGAGTTTAACTGACCTTGGCTTGTCTTGGAATCAGAGTTATGAGTATGAACAATACATGTCATTGCCAGATATAAGAGGGCAGGAGGCTGCCGATAATACTTTCTACCAGGCCAGGGTTGTGATAGGTGTGGCCTTTGTCTGCATCATGCTGGTCTGTGGTGTTGGCAATTTCTTCTTCATTGTGACCCTGGCCAGATACAAGAATCTGAGGAACATCACCAACCTCCTGATAGTCAACCTGGCCATCTCTGATTTCATTGTGGCCATTGTGTGTTGTCCCTTCGAAATGGATTACTACGTGATCAGAGGGCTGTCCTGGAGCTTtggtcatgttctgtgttcctcTGTGAACTACCTCAGAATGGTGTCCCTCTATGTCTCCACCAACGCGCTGCTGGTCATTGCCGTCGACAG GTATCTGGTCATTGTGTACCCGCTGAAACCTCGTATGAAGTTTCAGACGGCCTACTGTGTTCTGATTGCCGTATGGTTAGTCTCCCTGTTCATCTCCATCCCCTCAGCATACTTTACAACTGAAACAACCTTCGACACTTTCCTGGGAAACAACGGGAAAATATTCTGTGGGCAGATCTGGCCGGCAGACAAGAAGCTCTTCTACAAGTCCTATTTCTTGTTCCTCTTCATCCTGGAGTTTGTTGTGCCTGTGCTGACTATGTCCCTGTGCTACATGCAGATCTGCAGGGAGCTGTGGTTCAAAAGCATGCCGGGTGTGCAAACCTACCAAATTAAGAAGCGGCTTCGGGCACGGAGGAAGACGGTCCTGGTCCTTATGGGTATATTGACCGCCTACATCCTCTGCTGGGCTCCATATTATGGatacaccatcgtccgagatttCTTTCCAAATGTGCTCCTCAGAGTAAAGCATTCCATCACGGTGTACTACATTGTAGAGTGCATTGCAGTGAGCAACAGCATGATAAACACGCTGTTCTTCGTTACAGTAAAAAACAACACTTGCAAGTATGTGAAGAAGAGCTTCCTTCAGCGCTGGAGGGCTGCCTACGTACCTGACAAAAGCACTGCCATGCAAGAGTGCCAAACATCAGTGCTGCCGGTGTCCGACGAACTGCCTCAGCAGCAATAG